Within Spinacia oleracea cultivar Varoflay chromosome 4, BTI_SOV_V1, whole genome shotgun sequence, the genomic segment TCAAACCCGTTAAAACCGATGACCGATTTCGACCCGTTAATGCATGACCCGGACCCGAACCTGACACCCGACCGAAATATAACCGATAACAAAAATGAGTCAGCTTACCCGACCGAAAATGACCCGAAACCGATTCAACACCCGACCCGAAGTCAACCCGAAATCGATTATAACCCGATGAAACTTGTTACTGACTCAATTCGTGACAACCAATTACCTGTATTTATGCGACCTGTTGACAACCCGATTTGTCATTgacctaactaaataataacttaaatcaagttaatattattttttataattacctaatctagaacaagtgaaaagcgttaaaccaaatttaaccaaatttataaaagttaattataagGTTAAAACTTGACTAGACCTGATAGTTATCGTACCCGGTCTTAACCCCTGTCCGATGGTGAACCCGACTTGAATTTTAACGGACCCGATaattatccgatccaaacttGACCCGACTCGTTAAGACCCGAACTCGTAATTGTACCCGACTAGAAAAAGAcctgacccgaacccgaaccgaacccgacctataccgaaatggaaaaataacccgacatgacccgacaaattttcaacctgaccgaacccgacctgaacccgaccTACACCCGATGATAAAATGACCCGGCACGACCCGACCAGATCTTGACCCGTGACTCGAGATGACCAGACCCGGACCCGACTCGAGTAACCGTTTTGACAGCTCCCCAATTCCTATAGTTATTAGTTACTGGTGAGGATCCTGATTCACTGTTGTAATGGGATTATCAAAAGAAAGTAGCTCATAAAACGATTGCAGGTTCATTTAAAAACATGCATAAAAATCCCCAACAAAAGAGTATTAATACGTGTTTAGCAGCATTAACCATGCTCCAACTCCAATTACCTAAAATCTAATcagtgacaaaaaaaaaaaaaaaaaaaaaaaaaatagatataAACACTTCTGCATATCAAATCAAGCATTAATCAGTTTATCAAATAGTCACACTTCACTTCACTTAGCAACTGCAACATCTGAAGTACCATCACCATTAGTATCAGTCAAAGTGCCAAGCCAAGCAGGTGGAAGCATCCCAGTTTGTTCATGAACCGTCTTCATCAATGGTGGCAACATGCTATAGACCTCTGCAATACTTTTCATGGACCCACCAGACCCACTTCCGCCGTCCAAGTTGGGCCCGGTTGCAGACCCGGATGACCAAATACTTATCTTTGGCTGCAAACCTTGTACAGCTTGAGCATTAATCCTCCCCATTTCTTGGAACATTCCAGAATTAATCATCATGTAATCCCTCAATGCAGCATAGTCTCCATGAAGGGACTTTAAAAGGGTATTAAGGTAATATCCTTGTGCATTAGCGAGGGCTATGATTCCTTCAGACTCTTTCTTCTTCCCATAGAGTTCTGCATCAGCTGCTTGCTGTCGAGTGTAGAAGGCTGCATCTGCTGATGCCTTTTCTGCTTCAGCTTGTTTCTGCTTCTTGTATAGACTTGCATCAGCTTCTCTTTGGTTGTTGTATAGGTTCCTGTTTGCTTCTTGCACCTATTAATTAACCGATAATTTGCACATTATTAGAAGATAAAACAGAAATTGTCACTTTCAATTCCAGCAACTAGTATGTGCTGTCATATGAAGTTATACTCTGCAATAGAAATCTGATCAGAATGTGCCAAACTGCCATTTTTAGGTTATATAGCTCTATTATGTTAGCAAGTCATTATGATTCCATAATTTAGATAATGACTTTTGATGCTAAAAATAGTGAACTTTTAATGTGTTGAAGCATTTTCGACCTTCCTATAAGAAGGATTTTATGACCTACCTGTACTGCATTTCGAAACAATTGATAAATAATGGTGATCACCTTTGAGATACAGCAAGATGAATAACTTATTACAAggattttttcatatttaccacTTTTTAAGTTTTACGTTTTGTATTTACCACCTTAATTTTATCAAAAGTTTTGTATTTACCACTTTTAATAGATTTCATCCCATTTTTCATCCATATGAGTCTCCCTTAACCATCCAACCTCTTTAATTCCCCCCCTCTTTCATTAGTTTTCCAATAAAATAAGTTACTTAATAGGGTTCACATGGATCAAAAATTGGATGAAAACCGTTAAAGGGTGGTGAATTTAAAACATTTCTTAAAATTAAGGTAGTAAAGTTAGTAACTATGAAATtacattttataaggtggtaagtcTAAAAACCTGAAACTTAAAAGGCGGTAAATATCAAAATACCCTTCTTAtaacaaccaaaaaaaaagcTTTAGCATAAACATCAACTTGATAAAGAAGATCAGTTAAAGGATATATAAAACCAATTAATCTGAACCATTTGCATTGTTAATAACATATAATCTGACAATGAATCAAATTGAACTAAAGTTCAATCACACAAAACCAACTGAATTAAGCAAAAACTAGTTAGAAATTAGTTACCTTAATATCATATTCAACAGTAGCTTTACTGAGAAGATCAGCCCTAAGTTTTTCAGTCCTTGTAAGAGCATTCTTCTTCTCCACCTCGACCTGCAACTCGGCCTCTCGAATCGAAACAGCCTGCTTAGCCTCAACCTCAGCCAGTTGAGCCGCCCTGGACCACCCGGCCTTTTGAGCAGCCAATTCAGCACTTGCTTTTGCAACATCAGCCTCCTTTTGATTCTCAAATATCTTAACCTCACTCCTTATTTTGACCTCTTCCTTTTTGCCTTCTCCATCCCTTTGTGTTGCTATGATCTTGGTTTCTGCATCAATTTTTGCTGCATTTTGTGCTGTTTGTCCTTGCCTTAGCTTTGCTCCTGTTTCACCCTTCATCTGGGCCTCTGCAACATCCACCTTAGCATACAAACAGGTTACAAGATCAGTTCAAGATCAAAGTTTCAGAGAATTTGTCACCTATACTTGAAAATTTCTGCTTAAATATATGAAACATGATTGTTGCAGGGAAAATCATAACCTATATATCCTCCAAAATTCCAAATAAATCATGGGTTGCTAAATCTTAAACTCCAATTGTCACATTCTTTAAAAGCCAAATAAAATAAGTTCCTGATGCCTTTAGAAAAACATATTGAGAGGCCCCTCAAATCTGAATAAAGAAACTGTACTTTTCAAGATATCATTATTATACTTGGATTCCAAATTCCTTCTTTTGTCAATTAAAATAGACAAAATGCTTGTTTTATGGGTCCAAGAATTCAAGACTCAAAGATTAATACACTAATTCGCAAAATTAGCAACGCCTTTTCACAAAGTGCACCCAAAACTAATTTGTAATTTTACCAAACAAATAAATTTCGAAACAAAAAAGACCCCAGAAATACAATTTTTGAATTCCTACATTAAACAGTTtagaaaattaatcaaaataacGCCCACACTCAACCCTCTAGTATAGATCTAGCAAAAAAAATAAGCACCCCAAAATTTACATTTTGCAATTTTTGTGGGAAATCACAACACAATTTAACAATGCCTTGACATTTTGAAACAAAAAAGACCCGAAATTACTGGAAAAAAATACgaagtaaaaaaaaatctcaaacaaAAAAATCCTTAATCAAAACCCACACCCAAAACACCAGCAAATTTTCAGATTACCACAAACTAAAAACAGACAAGAAAACCCAAAATTCACAGCTTAATAAAGAAGAAATCTCAGAAACATAAAACCCCAAGAAAACCCTTAAAccctagcaaaaaaaaaatcttccaATTACCCAGAAAATCAAGAGTTAAATATCAAGAAAATTACCTTAGCCTGATTAGCAGCTTCCATCTGAGTCTTCTGACCCAAGTAAGAAAAATACTCATGACCAGGAACATCAACAAGTTGTTTAATATTAGCATTATAAATGATTAACCCAAATTGATTCAATTCCAACTGAACCTTATCAAAAACCTCCTTCTTAAACTCCTTAGTACCCTTAAAAACATCCTCCATAGTCATAGTAGCAGCAAGAACTCTGGTTTCACCTTCGATAATCCCCTGTACAAGTTCATGCACATGATTCGAGGACATATCATGAGGTGCCATGAGTTTAGCGTAGAGGATGAGGCTGTCATGGTCGTCGACACGAGGGCCGATGGTGAAGACGGCCGGAAGTACGAACGGGAGTTTCTCGGCGCTCATTGCTTGGACATTGAAGGTGTAGTTTACCGGTGAGACATTGACCCGAACTTGGCGTTGGCCGGGGAGAATTAGGGCTTTTTTGGCGAGTTTAATGTCGGCGATGTTCCAGCCGGTTATGGCGAGGTATTCTGATGGTCCTGCAACTTTGTATACTGGGATTATCATTGTTGCAGAAAAGATTTTGATTCTTTTTTGAAGATTGTGTTTTGTGTGGGAGTGTTTATGAAGAAGGGTGGAGAAATGTGTTGATAGGAGTTTATATATATAGGGGGAATTTTGGtggggttttgattttttttaggtgAATCTTCTAGGAAAATGCCGTACGGTTGTGTACGGATATGTATTAGGCACGGTGAAAGAGTGTGGTCCACTTGGAGGTGGGGTAAAATTGTAAAATGCATTCTTCTCTTCTTAAGTGGACGAGTAAATTTTGATACCAGATAACAAGTATAGGAGGAGGATAAGCACTAAGTACTTCGTATAACACAACAATCAAGTGATGTTTTTATGCGAAAATgacgttttttttttaaaaaaaaagtagcaTTTTTATGTATTTGATATGTTTTTGCTCACACATATCTGAGTGTCGCCTCGCCGAACTCaaatacatatctgatatcaaATTTTACTTCCTCCGAAGCCCAAACCTCTTGTGAGAAGTTGAGAGTTTCGATGATTGGTATAGTTTATTTTCTCGGGTTTTAGGTTATTTACGTAGAAGGAAGTACAAAGTAATTATTTGGAGATTTTATACTTGATAATGTTTGAAGTTAATTGTTTTGATTACCGAGTATGAATTTTTTGTTACTTACACAGTTGCTTTACATATCCGGATTTAATTGATaactagtgtgtagcccgggcgatgccccggttactactttgaataattaaaattcgaatttttttttcaactcaatatttgactAAGATACATGTAgaccataaaagtgaaaacattcattaagttcgtcaactacacaTGTACATTACCTTCACCATGCAAAATAAttttcttaatgttttaatttttaattcacGGTTTTCCTAATATTGTAACTGTTATTTTTATTCTAATATAGTCCATACGAAATAAGAAGTAACAtatataaaaatttagttgttttagacttcatgttaacatgtattataaattaacgtgcatgaataaacaacaattattggttggttaagatggtaatgagagttattctCCAAACTTGAGGTCTTGTATTCGAATcttattgtattgattttttgtTGTCAATAACATCACATTAAtcttggtgagtggatgatgtggcttAAACAGGAGAGTTCTATGTGACACATATACATTTTtcgcaacgccttttaatatattagtatagattaagaagaaccgcaaatttttggctatacccgggtacagccaaagctggctgtacctccatccaaaacgatgtcgttttgtgttgtttaaaatgaacattaatatactggtacaaaaatgaacatttactatttcagaaatgaacatttatttatttatttggaatgaacatttactattttggaaatgaacatttatttatttatttggaaataaactacaaaaatgaacatttactatttcggaaatgaacatttatttatttatttggaatgaacatttattattttggaaatgaacatttatttatttatttggaaataaacaatataggcgcttgtaaaaacataaaagaccaatgaagtgaacaatttcattatgaacattaaccatatatttattgtgaacaaacaaataaacaagaaagaacaaataattcaacaaaaaagaacaaacaatataaaaaagaacaaaaaattccagaaaaaagaacaaacaatacaacaattatgaacaattttatgatgaattttaaagccaacatgaaagaacaaacaatacaacaagaaagaacaaatactagtacaaaaatgaacatttactatttcggaaatgaacatttattcatttatttggaatgaacatttactattttagaaataaatatttatttatttatttggaaataaactacaaaaatgaacatttactatttcggaaatgaacatttatttatttatttggaatgaacttttactattttgaaaatgtacatttatttatttatttggaaataaacaatataggcgcttgtaaaaacataaaagaccaatgaagtgaacaatttcattatgaacattaatcatatatttattgtgaacaaacaaataaacaaaaaagaacaaataattcaacaaaaaagaacaaacaatataaaaaagaacataaaattccagaaaaagaacaaacaatacaacaattatgaacaattttatgatgaattttaaagccaacatgaaagaacaaacaatacaacaagaaagaacaaacaataaagcagataattatcatgaacaaacaaataaacaagaaagaacaaataattcaacaaaaaagaacaaacaatataaaaaagaacataaaataccagaaaaaagaacaaacaatataacaattatgaacaattttatgatgaattttaaagccaacatgaaagaacaaacaatacaacaataagtttgatgaatgaatttaaaaaacaacaagaaagaacaaatagtacaacaagaaagaacaaacaatacaaaaagaaagaataaaagattaatggagagtttaattatgaacattaaccatatgattattataaacaaacaaataaacaagaaagaacaaacaatataaaaagaacataaaattccagaagaaagaacaaaaaatacaacaattatgaaaatttgatgatgaatttaaaaaacaacatgaaagaacaaacaatacaacaagaaagaacaaacagtacaacaagaaagaacaaacaatacaataagaatgaacaaacagtacaataaaaaagaacaaacagtcgacaagaatgaacaaacaatatgagcgcgtcgttttgggtacagccagagctggctgtacccgggtacagcagttagcaATTGTAAGAACTAAGAAGAACCATTAAATACGTATTCCGTactttattttgtattttgtgaGTACCATGAGCGTTACGTTCTCACGTGAATAGTCGGAATACAAAATCAAATAAGATATCTCTTTTAATagtagaaaataataaaaattaaatgagTTTGGGATAAATTTTGATTAAAAATGATAATATTCCAATTCTATCCAAGTCAAATACTAATGTTATCTTATGAGGAAAAATATTAATGTTGTtttaaagaagaaaaagaaaagttcGAGATAAGACACAATGACGTTAAAATAAGATAAAGATCGAGGAAATTTTTATAAATAAGTATACATTTTTAGCTTGAGTTCaagttaaattattaaaatgtcTAGGCTATATTTACCTAAGAAAAACTTTTGAGTTCGAGTAATAGTTGTGTACAGGACACAGCTAAGGCACAGAAAGAGCAGGCCTAACTCCAAGTAGTCAGCCCTACTCttggggactagttgtacggagtagaagtaacctagcagaTCATCCATGTCCCAGCAGACCATCGAGCGTCTGATAGAACCGCTCAAGCGAAACAACCGCAAGAAGTACCTATTGAAGGTAACACAAGTCCTCAAGGACCGCGCAGACCCTTAGGTCTGCGAGGCAACGACCTGCTAGACGACAACATAGATACGTCGTTAAGCAAAATGACAAATAACAAGTACATCGCTAGCGTACACGCGGCAGCATTTGAATAGGCCAAAGTActgaatagtacgcctataaatactgccatcccc encodes:
- the LOC110805375 gene encoding flotillin-like protein 3, with protein sequence MIIPVYKVAGPSEYLAITGWNIADIKLAKKALILPGQRQVRVNVSPVNYTFNVQAMSAEKLPFVLPAVFTIGPRVDDHDSLILYAKLMAPHDMSSNHVHELVQGIIEGETRVLAATMTMEDVFKGTKEFKKEVFDKVQLELNQFGLIIYNANIKQLVDVPGHEYFSYLGQKTQMEAANQAKVDVAEAQMKGETGAKLRQGQTAQNAAKIDAETKIIATQRDGEGKKEEVKIRSEVKIFENQKEADVAKASAELAAQKAGWSRAAQLAEVEAKQAVSIREAELQVEVEKKNALTRTEKLRADLLSKATVEYDIKVQEANRNLYNNQREADASLYKKQKQAEAEKASADAAFYTRQQAADAELYGKKKESEGIIALANAQGYYLNTLLKSLHGDYAALRDYMMINSGMFQEMGRINAQAVQGLQPKISIWSSGSATGPNLDGGSGSGGSMKSIAEVYSMLPPLMKTVHEQTGMLPPAWLGTLTDTNGDGTSDVAVAK